The Leifsonia poae region CGTCGCTAAGGCACCCCCGACACATCGGGAAGATGCCCTATCTTCGGGCGGCGGAAAGCAGAACTCCGGGTGCCTTCTATCAGGAACTGACGCCTCAGAAGCGCCGCAGAGTCCCCTATTCAGGACTCACCGGCCGCCACCCGCCGACGACGCCTGAATAAAGGTGGCTGCTATCGAGTGACCGCTCGGCGCTGGCCGGCTCCCTTCCGCCTCCCGGGATCGGTCGAAGGCGCGGGGTCTACCGATCCGCCGGAAGCGGGGCGGCCCTGCCTGAGCGCCGGGGCGGCCGGATGTTCTCCCCGGCGGCCGGGGACAGCCGCAGCGCCTCGATCACCGACCCGAGCGCCACCAGGGCGATGAGCACGAACGCCACCCGGTACGCCCCGGCCACATCGTCCTGCCCGATCAGAGAGGCCAGCGGAGCCCCGAAACGGAGGGCGATGGCACCGACAGCGACGCCCAACCCGGCGGCGATCTGCTGCACGGTGGAGGCGAGCGTGTTCGCGCCGGTCATCTCGGCCGAAGGGATGTCGGCGAACGCGATCGTGTTGTACGCCGTGAACCCGGTGGAGCGGGTCATCCCACTCACCACGAGCAGCGCCACGATCAGGGCGATGGGCGTGAGCGGCGCGATGAACGCCGCGAGAAGCATGGTGACGACTGCTCCGATGGTGGAGCCGATGAGAACCCGCCGGAAACCCCAGCGGGTGAGCATCGGCGTCGTCGCCGGCTTGATGACGAGGTTGCCGACGAACAGCGCGAGGACGACCGCGCCCGCCTGCACCGGCGACCAGCCGAGCGCATCCTGGAAGAACAGCGGCAGCAGGAACGGCACCGCCGAGATGGTCAGCCGGAACAGCGAGCCGCCCGCGTGCGTCACCCGGAATGTCTCGACCCGGAACGCACGCAGATCGAGCAGCGGATGCGCGGTGCGGCCGAAGTGCCAGAGGGCCGCAGCGGTGAGCACCGCGCCTGCCACCCCGGAGACGATCGTGGCCGCCAGGGGCGCCGACGGGGCGGCGAGCAGAGCGCCGAAGACGACGATGCCGCCCACACCGGTGAAGGTGAGCACGAATCCGACCCAATCGAGCGGTGCACGCGTGCGTTCGATATCGGTCGGGGTGAGCCGCAGCGCGGCCACGAACGCGACGACGCCGAGCGGGATGTTCAGCAGGAAGATCCAGTGCCAGCTGGCGTAGGTCACGAGCAGTCCGCCGATGAGGGGGGCGACGATGGGGGCGGCGAGAGCCGGCCAGGTGAGCCAGGCGATGGCTCGCACGAGGCCGCTCTTGTCGGTCACCCGCAGCACGGCCAGGCGCCCCACCGGCACCATCATGGCGCCACCGGCCCCCTGCAGGATGCGCATCGCGGTCAATTGGGCGAGGTCGCCGCTGGCCGCGCACAGGGCCGACGCGACAGTGAACACCACGATCGCGCCGGCGAAGACCGTGCGCGCGCCGAGCCG contains the following coding sequences:
- a CDS encoding MFS transporter, giving the protein MSERSVGSGSERRHLALTLLVAGTFFMENLDGTILATAAPTIGRDYGIDSATVGVAITAYLVTLAVLIPISGWLTQRLGARTVFAGAIVVFTVASALCAASGDLAQLTAMRILQGAGGAMMVPVGRLAVLRVTDKSGLVRAIAWLTWPALAAPIVAPLIGGLLVTYASWHWIFLLNIPLGVVAFVAALRLTPTDIERTRAPLDWVGFVLTFTGVGGIVVFGALLAAPSAPLAATIVSGVAGAVLTAAALWHFGRTAHPLLDLRAFRVETFRVTHAGGSLFRLTISAVPFLLPLFFQDALGWSPVQAGAVVLALFVGNLVIKPATTPMLTRWGFRRVLIGSTIGAVVTMLLAAFIAPLTPIALIVALLVVSGMTRSTGFTAYNTIAFADIPSAEMTGANTLASTVQQIAAGLGVAVGAIALRFGAPLASLIGQDDVAGAYRVAFVLIALVALGSVIEALRLSPAAGENIRPPRRSGRAAPLPADR